The genome window CAACAGGTCTCAGCACCTCCGTGCTGCTTCCAGTACCGAGACTGGTCCCAGTAACTCCCTGTACTGGTCCCAGCGTCCATACTGGTCCCAGTAGccccatactggtcccagtgACCCCATCGCGCTCCCAGCATGCCGTACCGGTCCCGGCTcagcactggtcccagtgcccccccccactCTCCCAGTACACACCTATTTACcatcccagtgacccccagtaccctcccagtaccctcccagtagCCCCAGAagccccccagcgccccccagtcccctcccagtcctctcccagtgcccccagaaGCCACCCaaacccctcccagccccctcccagtaGCCCCAGAAGCCCCCCCAACCCCTtaccagtcccctcccagtagcccccagtccaggactggggctggggggatcaGCAGGCGATGGGCCAGGGGCGGCTACTGGGGGGCTGTGCCTGGCTACTGggggggctggccctgctgcagaCCCTCTACCTGCGAGccctgcccccaccccgccctcccctcctgccccgccgccccccccgcccccccccccatgacccccccccggggggtgcTGGACACTTCGGGGACCTTCCGGGTTTATCGTGACATTTTGGGTCCCCCCCCTCTTTGGGACCCCCCCGAATTAATCCTGGCCACCCACGGCACCCCGGGACGGGTGGCGGGGACTTtagggggggcggtggggggggcaATTTGGGGGGGTCCCCTCTCGGTGGCCGTttttggggtccccagggaaGGGTTGGAAGAGCTGGTGGCAATTTTGGGGGGGCCCTGCCGGGGGTTACGGCCCCGTCTGCGGCTCCACGTGGTGGTGGGGGCagctgcgcccccccccgccgccccccctccttGTATCCCCCAACTccagccccccaaccccggggAGATGTCGGGGGGCCCTCCGGCGTCTGGCGACCACCGACCCCCCCAGTTACACTTTGGGGGTGCCGTACCCCGGGAATCTCTTGCGGAATGTGGCTTgggagggggcggctgggaaaaatggcccccccccccccaaaaaatgggggTCCTGGCCCCCCAAAAATTGGGGGGCGGTTCGTGTTGCTGGTGGATGCCGACGTGGTGCCCAGTCGGGGTCTGCGGGAGGGATTCCTGAGGCTCCtgcgggaggggggggccggaAGGGGTTTGGGGGACCCCCCAGCTGGGGGGGCCGCAAAAATTTTGGGGGAGCCTCCAGGGCGGAGGGGCGAAGAACTTGGGGGGGACCCCAACATCTTGGGGGCTCCAGGGGGTTTGGGGGACCCTAAAGCTTCGGGGGCTCCGGGGGtcttggggacccccccgccaTGGAGGGCTCCTGATGGTCCTGGTGGCCTCAGGGTCCCCCACACCCTGGCCCCCCGCCacgtccctggtgtccccagtgacCCCAGGGTGCTCAATGCCCTGGAGGTCCCCCGCAGGGTGGGTGTCGCCGATGTCCcaggtgtccccaatgtccccagtgccCTGGAGCTCCCCAAGGGCTTCCATGACCCAAGTGTCCCCAAGGGCTTCCATGACCCAGGTGTCCCCAATGCCCTGGAAGACCCCAATGCCCTGGAGGTCCCCAAGGGCTTCCATGACCCAGGTGTCCCCAATGCCCTGGAAGACCCCAATGCCCTGGAGGTCCCCAAGGGCTTCCATGACCCAGGTGTCCCCAATGCCCTGGAAGACCCCAATGCCCTGGAGGTCCCCAAGGGCTTCCATGACCCAGGTGTCCTCAACACCTTGGAATTCCCCAACACCTTGGAAGACCCCAACACCCTGGAGGACCCCAAAGACCCAGGTGCCACCACAGCGTCCTGGGACCAGGTGGTGTTCGTGCTGCCGGCCTTTGAGGTCCGCACTGGGACACGGGTGCCGGGGACGAAGGCAGAGCTTCTGCAGCTCTTGGGGACGGGGGACGCCCGGCCCTTCTATGGGACACTGTGTCCCCGGTGCCAAGCACCCACGGACTACGGGCGCTGGTGGGCGCTGCCACTCGCCCCCCACCTGCGCGTGGCCTACGAGGTCCCATGGCGGGACCCATGGGAACCCTTCTATGTGGGGCCGGCCCACAGCGTCCCACCCTTCGATGAGCGCTTCCTCCAGTACGGCTTCAACCGCATCAGCCAggtgccgtggggctgtggggtggccatgggggcttggggggtggcTGTGATGACCGTAGGatgggcgtgggtgctgtggggtggccaTGCGGCCTGAGGGTGGCTGTGGTGATCCATGGGGGctgagggtgctgtggggtggccaTGGTGACCGTAGGGTGGCCACGGGGgttgggggtgctgtggggtggccaTTGTGGGTATGAGGTGGCCACAGTGACCATAGGATGGCCATGGGGCttgagggtgctgtggggtggccatggggatcatggggtggccatggggcctGAGGTGGCTGTGGTGACCCATGGGGActgagggtgctgtggggtggccatgggggctgagggtgctgtggggtggccatggggactgTAGGGTGGCTGCGGGGgttgggggtgctgtggggtggccatggggatcatggggtggccatggggtggccatGGTGACCACAGGCTGGCCATTGGGGGCTGTTGGTGCTGTGGGGTGGCCGTGGGCGCTATGGGGCGGTCATGGGGCTACAGGTGGTCTTAGGGGGACCATGGGTGCTACAGAGGATCTGTGGGTGCtaggggggggtctgtgggtgctgtGGTGGTCTATGGGTCCTCTGGGGGGTCTATGGGTGCTATAGAGGATCTATGGGTGCTCTGGGGGATCTATGGGTGCTCTAAGGCATCAGTGGGTGCTGTAGAGGAtttatgggtgctatgggggggtctATGGGTGCCATGGGTGCCACctttccccccggccccccccttcAGGCCTGTGAGCTGCACGTGGCCGGCTTCCGCTTCGTGGTGCTGGACGGGGCCTTCGTGGTCCATCGGGGCTTCAAGGAGGCCGGGGGCTTCCACGGAGGGCGCGAGGCCGAGCTGGGGCGCAACCGCCAGCTCTTCCGACGCTTCCGCGACGCCCTGCGCCAGCGCTACCCCCGCTCGCCCCGACGCTGCTGacacccccctacccccccccggggacgccGGCACGCCTGGGTCCCCCTTGGACGTCAGGGTCCCCTCTGccaggacacctgggtcccctacACCCGGACGTCTGGGACCCTTCTGGCACTGGACGTGGGTCTTCTCCACTTGGACACTGGAGTCCCCTCCAccgggacacctgggtccccttcgACGGGACACGTGGGTCCCCTCTGCCCTGGATGCCCGGGTCCCTTCCGCATGGGACACTCGGGTCCCCTCcacccagacgcctgggtccctccGGACACTCGGGTCCCCTCcacccagacgcctgggtccctcccCGGACACCCGGGTCCCCAGTAAAGAGTTTTTTCCACCCAAATCGCTGCCACCCGCGGGCGCGGCGGAggagggcgggggaggggggggcggagcTAATGCAAATCGAGGGGCGGGACATGACCGTGAAGGGCTGCAATGGCCGCGCAGGAGGCGGTGATGGGGGCGTGGCTATGCAAATGGAGGGGGCGGTGTTTTGCGGTGGGATGAAGGGGCGTGGCTTGTGTAAATAAAAGGGGCGTGGTCACGCTAATGAAGGACTGAGGGGGCTGATGGGAGCTGCCGATGCGCAGGAATTCGGGGTGCAGCGGCGGGGTCGGTGCCCCGAAACCGGCCGGGAGCGcagaggggggaagggggaggtggAGAAGAGCTGGAGGGGGCGGGTCGGTAGGGGAAAAACGGAGTCACCGCGACGTCGGGGTGGGTGGTTGTCCGTGGGGTGCGGCGGGGGCGGAACGTTCAGCATCGCTTCTCGGCCTTTTGGCTAAGATCAAGTGTAGTATCTGTTCTTATCAGTTTAATATCTGATACGTCCTCGATGAGAGGACTTTATATTAAACGGATTTTTGGGCTCGGGAGTTGGACCCGGAGCTTGCTCCATCCGCTCCGCGCATCGTCCCGGTATTGCAGTGCCTCCGGGAACGGTGCACCCCCCCCACCACGGGGACCTTTGGCTGGTTAAAGACAGAACGTTGCGGATCCCCAGCGTTCCGCGGGAGCTCCCGGGGCTCGCCCGCTGTGCCCCGCTCTCCCGCCGCCGGTGAGCTGAGCTGGGCCCCTCCTTCTCCTGAGCGGggacctccttcctcctcctccccatcctgagCACGGGGACCccccattcctcctcctcttcaccagTGACCCCCTTCCTCCTCGACACCCAGGTGACCCCCCCCGGAGGGACAGATGCCACCCCGAGGGACCCGCCCGAGCTCCGAGTGGGTCCGGGCGAACCCCCTGAGCTTCAACCAGGCCAAGAGCACGGTCCGGCGccgggggagaccccccccccccccgccctggggccgtcggaaggacacggagctgtcggagcgggggccggaggaggccccggagatgccccTCTGCCGTGGggccgggctgagctggggggggttcagcccggagaagagaaggctccggggagaccttccagcccctaaaggagctccgggaaagctggggagggactcgggatcagggaggggagccacgggacgaggaggaagggttttaagctaaaagaggggagatttaggcgaggtattaggaagaaattctttactgaacGGCCTGGGGTGGGAGCGACGCCTCCCAATGGCGGCGGTGGGTGGCCAACATGGCGGACGGGCGGGGGAGAactacaactcccagcgtgcTCCGCGGCCAACGTGGCCGCCGCCAGGCTCAGAACTACGACTCCCAGCGTCCCccgcgcagccccccccccccccaaccggGGAgccagcgccccctggcggctcGGAGGGGCTGCGGATGGcgccctgcgccccccccccccgggcccagcctgggggagattcggggggggggatttttttattttttattttttttttgtaatgttctTCCTCATaaacgccccccccccgcctttattTCCCATTTAACCCCATTTTAGGatgatctgggggggggggggggggacgcttTATTCCCCCACACCTCGCCCCACCCCGAGTTgtgctgctaaagaaaaaaaaaaaacaaaccaaaaaaaaaccccaaaagctgaaattgaatatttttttttagggggataaaaataacaaaacgGGGCTGGGTGGGAACCGGGGAcctttttgcccccccccccccccccccccagtgattTGGGGATAAATAACCTCAAACCGGGAATTTAACATAACCCTAAAGCCAGGAAAGCAAACGACGCCCCCATCGCGGTTAATAaactttttatttgcatttttacgAGGTCGCTCTTCTTACATTCTCAATTAATTTGCCGTTAAAGTGCTGAAAgggggttggcttttttttttttattatttttttttaattttttatttattttttttttaaattttcggCCGGTTTATACTCCAGActcattaataaaacaaaaacaaaacaaaaaaaatttctatcaAACACCAGAAAAGCGGCCAccgccctcccccctccccccctccaaaaaggCCCCCAACTGAGACAACTTTGGATTGtgggggtgtcccgtcccccccccttttttataATACAAATAATGTAACAAATGCGTAGAGGCAACAAGAGAACGCATcgatataaatttaaaaaaaaaaaaaaaaagaaataaatcaagctCAGTCACTTAGTggcaacaggcaaaaaaaaaaacaacatgaccccccccgcccccccccccttgccaAAACAACCCCTTTTTTAGATATTTCCTGTGCAACGGGGCCGGGTATTTACTCTTTCCCCGGCcgttccctctcccccccccccaccccgttatTCGATATCGAGCCCAACCATGGAAAACACtcggattatttttttcccaacccCCACCCCGCTCGCCTCTCGCTtacggcgggggggggtggggggagggttggggttttcttcggtgtggtgggttttttttttttaattttattttttcctttttttttttttttttttaattttttttatagactTATTTTTTAGAAATCTGACGGACGTTTCAGCCCcgccacgaaaaaaaaaaattgttcgaATGgatcaaaaaaaacaaaccaaaaaaaacccccaaccctcaTTTCCACGaaccaaacactgaaaaatagtCGGTAAAaaggggcgggtgggggggaaatgaaaacaaaaacaacaacaacaacaaaaaattatatATTATCAAAAATAGCCTGCTAGTAAACTTAAGCTCTCAGCGGTTCATGCACAAAGTCGAAGGCTCGAGCGCGGAGAAGCTTCCCCGAGGCTGGACCCCCCCTGGCCGAGGTTGAAAGTAGCCCGAGTGCCcgccccatcccccccccaccaaaaaaaaaaaaagaaataataaaaaaaaaatgtatatacagaCCCGGGAACTGCTGTTTATATACAGAGGCACCTATTTACAGCTACTCCTTCTTCTTGGCCACCGTCAGCTCCACCCCGGGCATGCGGAAGCCGCCCTTCGTCCCGCTATCggtgctggaggaagaggaacgGGGGGATTTTTTGGCCGCCATCGAGCCCCCGCTGCCCTGTGCCTTCCCCGTCTCCTCGTCGCTGCCCGTCACCTCGTAACAACCTTTGGTTTTGGAACCAATCCCCCCAAACGTCCCGAATTTTATTTTGCCCTGTTTGCCCTTCTCGGCCCCCGAGGTGACGTCCAGCTCCAGGGTCCCCGTGGAGTGGGACGAACGCTCGTCGCTGAAGGACGACGACCGATGGCGGGTCTTCCTGCTCTTGAAGAGGGAGAACTTCCCTTTGGCCGAGGGACCCTCACCTTCCAGCTCGCCTTCCGCCGACCCCAAGCTGACTTTGGAGCTCTTCAGGTCACCTTTGGATCCCGAAACGGACCCGGAAACCTCCGGGGAGCTCAAGGTGACGCCGCTCTTCCCTTTGGCCTTGGAAAAATTGAATTTGGGCATTTTGATTTTGGATTTCTTCAGCCGGACGTCGGCATCCTCCGGCTCGAGGTCAGCGGTGCCAGCTGGGAGGTTGGCGTCGGCCCCGGGGAACTCAACGTCGACTCCCATCTCTCTGCCCTTCACCTCCGGGTCTGAAAACACGAATTTTGGCATTCGCAGCTTGGGGAACGACACTTTTCCCCCACCACTTTCCGGGACTCCCACAGTGATGCTGGGGCCACTGATTCCCACCTTTGGGCCAGTAGGGCGAAGAGCTCCGCCGCCGGCACTGGCCGCCTCTCCAGAGATGGTGGCGCCACCTTTGACCTTCGGCCCTTTCACATTGACGTTAAAACCCGACCCAGAAACTTTCAGCGCAGACGCGTCCAAGGCAGGAGCGTCGAGGTGGACGCCCGCTCCAGGCTCTTTAAGGTTGACGTGAGGCGCTTCCACGTTGACTTTTGGGCCTTTGAGGTCACCGGCAACATCTGCCTCGCCCCGTAGATTTGGTCCTTTCAGCTTCAGGTCAACATCCGGCAAGGACACGCTGGGTGATTGCATTTGAAATTTAGGCCCTTTCAATTCTACATcgggtccttccaacccaacaccaGCCCCTGAGCCCTTCAGGCCTCCTTTCACTTGGGGGCCTTCAAGACTGACACCCCCATCAGCCCCGTCCACACCAGGGCTGGAAATACCAAACTGAGGGAGTTTGAGGGACGGGAGCTTGATCGTGCCACCCAGAACTTCAAAGCCGACATCGGGGGTGTCCACTGAAGCTTTGGGGGCTTTGACCCCAGCAGAAACATCGAGATCGCCTTTCAACTTTGGTCCTTTCAGGTTTACATCCAAATCCGGAGCAGAAACGTCCACCGAGGGCCCTTTGATATCGATGCCTGGAGTGCCGAGATGGAGATTCGCACCCGGGGCTTTCGCATCCACCTCCACTTGCGGGATGGAGCAGTCGACGCCTCCTCTCACGCTCAGATCGGGTCCCTCcatcgtgggggacttcaactttgGCAGCTTCAGCTTTCCTCCCAAGCCTCCGAGGTCAATGCCCGGTGCGTCCAGGCTGCCGTTTGGCCCTTCCACAGAATTCAAAACGTGCAGATCTCCCTTTATTTTTGGTCCTTTCAGGTTTCCATCAAAATCGGGTCCTGAGATTTGGGGCCCTTTGAGCTTTACATCCACACCTCCGAGGTTCACGTCAGCTGAAGGGAGGCTCAGGCTTCCTTCCATGGCTGGGGCCGAGATATCCAAGTTTGCATCTGGCATTTCCAGGCCAAGACCCATTTTCCCCACCTTGGGCAATTTCAACTTTCCTTCGGGATCTTCCAGTTCTGCTCCAGGAACGCTGACTTCCCCTTTTACTTTTGGTCCTTTCACGTTCAAATCGATGTCTGGCACCGGGATCGAGGGAACGGCGACGTCAATGGCGGGGCCTTTCAGGTCACCCTCAATTTTCAAGTCCCCTGCACCCATCTGCACGCTGGGAAGTTCCCCCTCTAGTTTTGGGACGGCCACAGAAGCGTCCCCCCGGAATCTGTGCGATTTAAGATCGAATTCAACGTCTGGGAAGGAGATTTTCCCAAACATGGGTTTCTTCCCTTTGGGAGACTTCACCGTAGCATCACCTTTTATCGTCACGTCCGGACCAGCAACGTTCACATCCAGGTCGGGAGATTTCAC of Chroicocephalus ridibundus unplaced genomic scaffold, bChrRid1.1 SCAFFOLD_594, whole genome shotgun sequence contains these proteins:
- the B4GAT1 gene encoding beta-1,4-glucuronyltransferase 1, producing the protein MWLGRGRLGKMAPPPPKNGGPGPPKIGGRFVLLVDADVVPSRGLREGFLRLLREGGAGRGLGDPPAGGAAKILGEPPGRRGEELGGDPNILGAPGGLGDPKASGAPGVLGTPPPWRAPDGPGGLRVPHTLAPRHVPGVPSDPRVLNALEVPRRVGVADVPGVPNVPSALELPKGFHDPSVPKGFHDPGVPNALEDPNALEVPKGFHDPGVPNALEDPNALEVPKGFHDPGVPNALEDPNALEVPKGFHDPGVLNTLEFPNTLEDPNTLEDPKDPGATTASWDQVVFVLPAFEVRTGTRVPGTKAELLQLLGTGDARPFYGTLCPRCQAPTDYGRWWALPLAPHLRVAYEVPWRDPWEPFYVGPAHSVPPFDERFLQYGFNRISQACELHVAGFRFVVLDGAFVVHRGFKEAGGFHGGREAELGRNRQLFRRFRDALRQRYPRSPRRC